The Methanobrevibacter sp. TLL-48-HuF1 genomic sequence TTACAGTAATTACAGAAAATCCAATAGATAATGATTTAATAAGTGAATTTTTAAAAATAAAAGGAGTAAATAGAGTATCAATTTATTGATTTAAATCAGCCATTCTAGCTTTTTCCATTTCTCTATCTTCTTCTTCAAGAACTTCTAAAAGTTCTTCCCAAGCTTCTAAAGATTCTTTAGCTGCTTCTTCAGATAGTTTTTCTATTGCATAACCAGCATGAATAAGTACATAATCACCAATCTCAACATCTGGCAAGAGATTAATTTTTGCTTCCTGTCTTACTCCTCCGAAATCTGCAAATAAACTTTCTTTTTCTCTGTTGATTTCAACAACCTTAGCAGGTGCTGCAATACACATAATTTTCTCCCTCTTGTAAAATTAATTCAAAAATATAATATATTATCTATAATAAATTAAACCTATATATAATTATCTATGAGGTTGTATAAATGAAAAATATTGTTATCGGTTCTGGGCCTGCAGGAAGATTAGGGTCTTTAGAACTCGGAAAACTAGGTAAAGAAGTTACTTTAATTGAAAAAAATCACATAGCAGGAACCTGTCTAAATGAAGGTTGTATGGTTATATGTGCATTAACAGACATTACCAAATTTATTGAAAGCAACAACAGGTTCAACAGCTACGGATTCATTAAAAGTCAGCTAGATATTTCATATGAAAAAATAGTAGAAAAAATCACTGAAACTCAAAAGGCACTTAGAAAAATAAATGAAGAAGAAAATGAAAGTGCTGGAAACAATATAGTTTATGGTGAAGCTGAAATTAACGGCAATCAAATTGAAGTAAATGGAGAGTCATTTGACTGGGATAACCTATTAATAGCTACCGGTGCACGTCCTTTCATCCCAGACATTCCAGGCAGCCAATACGGTTTAACTAACAGAGATATTCTAAAAATAGATAAGGTTCCTGAAAAATTAAACATTATAGGTGGAGGAATCATAGCTGTTGAAGTAGCTAATATTTACTCAACACTTGGAAGTGAAGTTAACATAATAGCCAGATCCGAAGCATTGAAGGAAATTGACAGTGATATCAAAGATTATATTTTTAAAAATCTGCTTTCCAAAATAAATCTTATAGAAGACACCAAAATTGTCGAATGTGAGAAAAATAAAGTAATTACCAATAAAAATGAAGAACTGGAAGGAGTTCCTTTTTTTGCAACAGGAAGAGTGCCAAATTCAGAAATAGCTAAAGAAATTGTTGAGTTAAATCATGACAATACCATAAAAGTTAATGAAATGATGGAAACTAATGTGGAACACATATATGCAGCAGGTGATGTTACTGGAGGATATCAATTAACACCAGTAGCTAGAATGGAAGGTATAACAGCTGCAAGGAATATGGCCAACTACCCGAATAAAGTTGTTTACCATGAGATTCCACAAACCTTAAGTTTGAACACTGAAGTAAGTTTTGTTGAAGATGAAAAAAATAACTGTTCTGATGAAAATAAAGTTGATATCGGAATCCCCGGAATAGCAGGACCTGGGGCGTTTTGGAAAATATTAAGTGGAGATACAGGTTATACAAAAATATCTTTTGATAAAAAGCAAAACAAAATTAAAAAAATAACTTCCATATCACCTTCTTCAGTCAGTGATGTTGCATATTTATCTTATTTAATGAGAATAAACTCACCATTAGATGCATATGGAGACTTTTTAGAAATACATCCTTCAACAGATGCAAATTATAAAATTATAAAAAATATGTGGTTGTAAATTTATTTAACCACATCAATTATTTTTTGAGCTAAATTAGATTTAGTTTCTAAAGATTCTTTAGCATACTTAACAGCATTCTTTTTAAGTTCATCAAACTCATCAAATGCCTTGAATATATTGTCATTTAAATTATCAATGTCAGATTCTATAATAGCTCCCTTAAATACACCTGCCATATTATGATATCTTCCCCATTTTACTTTTGTCAGTGTTACAATAGGAAGTTTGGAAGCTATTGTTTCTTCAAGCAATACCCCATCATCAGTTAAAACAGCTAAATCAATATAAGTAAGTAAATGACTCATCCAGTCAATGTAACCTAAATAAATTACATTATCATTTAAATCATCCAGATAATCTTCTTTTAAAGGCAAACCAACCAATAATATATTGTATTCATCAGTAATTTTAGCAAAATTATTAGCTCCATTTATTATTCCTTTAAATATTGAAGATCCTGAAGAAAACAATATTGTTTTTTTATTTTCATCGAATTTTGGAGATTCTTTTAATTTTTCAAGAGCGATTTTGTAATCACCATTACCGACACCTTCACTTAAAGGATATAAAGTATGTTCTATATTCTTTGGAAGTTGTTCAGGTAAGAAATATTTCATTTCCGGCAATGAATAACATTGATTAAATTTAGGACATATTTTAGAATCTAAAGGAGTGGATATTATTGATATTCCGGGTTTACCTGCTAATTTAGCACCAACAGAACCTACAATAGCTCCTCCACCAATAACCCCTACAACAAAATCAACATTTAGTTTTTTAATAAGACTCCTTGCTTTAAATGTTGCAGTTAACATTTTAAATGCTGCTTTAATAGAAGAAGCTTTTGTTGCAGCATGACCTCCAGCTTGGGGAATTTTTATTTTATGCCATGTCCTGCCTTTTTTCTTAAATAACAAACCTGGTGCAGACTCATCTAATGCAATTTCACATTGAACTCCTTTAGCTTCAAGACCTTCAATTATATTATATGCTATAACTGAATCGCCGCCAAGTCCCCTACCTGTAATTACAATTAACGCTTTCATGATATTTTAACTCCCATCAAGTCTTACTTTATATGCATTGTTCTGTTCATTACTGCCATGAGTTGGAGCATAAGGATTATAAAGAAGTCTTCTAAATCCTAATTTTATTAAAAATGGATTTTCTACATCATACTGTTTTGTTTTTAATATAATTCTTCTAAATAAATCTCCCAATCCTCCACCAGTTAAAACATCCATGAAAAAATCTCCAAATGTTGGATTTAAAATGCCCAATCTTTGATTGAAAAATATTTTAAGGGTACTTCTTCTAACAAATGCTGTAAGACATACAGTCACAAAAGATAAAACAATTAACCACCAGAATCCTCCAATCAAATAGAAACAAATTCCTAATGCTATTGCAAATGAATGATTCCCAACTTCCCCCAACATGATTTTTCCAGCAAAATCCAATGGAGAATATGCTATACAAACAATTATCAATAATAATGGAGTATAAATAGCCGGTAATTCTGAAACTTGTGGAGATCCGGCAATCAGCATACAGATTATAGTTACAACAGACATAATAACTGTAACCATACAGGTTGATCCCGGCTGCATATCAGAAATGTTAATTGGCTGTACCAAT encodes the following:
- a CDS encoding HypC/HybG/HupF family hydrogenase formation chaperone is translated as MCIAAPAKVVEINREKESLFADFGGVRQEAKINLLPDVEIGDYVLIHAGYAIEKLSEEAAKESLEAWEELLEVLEEEDREMEKARMADLNQ
- a CDS encoding NAD(P)/FAD-dependent oxidoreductase, coding for MKNIVIGSGPAGRLGSLELGKLGKEVTLIEKNHIAGTCLNEGCMVICALTDITKFIESNNRFNSYGFIKSQLDISYEKIVEKITETQKALRKINEEENESAGNNIVYGEAEINGNQIEVNGESFDWDNLLIATGARPFIPDIPGSQYGLTNRDILKIDKVPEKLNIIGGGIIAVEVANIYSTLGSEVNIIARSEALKEIDSDIKDYIFKNLLSKINLIEDTKIVECEKNKVITNKNEELEGVPFFATGRVPNSEIAKEIVELNHDNTIKVNEMMETNVEHIYAAGDVTGGYQLTPVARMEGITAARNMANYPNKVVYHEIPQTLSLNTEVSFVEDEKNNCSDENKVDIGIPGIAGPGAFWKILSGDTGYTKISFDKKQNKIKKITSISPSSVSDVAYLSYLMRINSPLDAYGDFLEIHPSTDANYKIIKNMWL
- a CDS encoding glycosyltransferase is translated as MKALIVITGRGLGGDSVIAYNIIEGLEAKGVQCEIALDESAPGLLFKKKGRTWHKIKIPQAGGHAATKASSIKAAFKMLTATFKARSLIKKLNVDFVVGVIGGGAIVGSVGAKLAGKPGISIISTPLDSKICPKFNQCYSLPEMKYFLPEQLPKNIEHTLYPLSEGVGNGDYKIALEKLKESPKFDENKKTILFSSGSSIFKGIINGANNFAKITDEYNILLVGLPLKEDYLDDLNDNVIYLGYIDWMSHLLTYIDLAVLTDDGVLLEETIASKLPIVTLTKVKWGRYHNMAGVFKGAIIESDIDNLNDNIFKAFDEFDELKKNAVKYAKESLETKSNLAQKIIDVVK